Part of the Zea mays cultivar B73 chromosome 4, Zm-B73-REFERENCE-NAM-5.0, whole genome shotgun sequence genome is shown below.
CCCACtgacaagcactcggcaaagagtagtttaatattttaaaaaaaaactttgccgagtgccggtcgACTGAGTGTCTATCTTGGACAGTcgtcaaagtatatttttatattttttcttttcctaaccaaactttttgtggtttgttcctgcactatgtagacttacatgttccatttttggtacaattataaaagtgtttgctataactattagattttgttcATTTAATACAATTTtctcggataattcagatttgaactgcaagtcactcgaaaaatgtaaaaccgtgaatgcaaaaatgatatccatattatttagcacaagttacagcCAATTTAAGTAGCAGACcggaattttcgagcaccatgctcactaaacatgactgtgaacttgccattcagttgtttaaaaattatataaaacacaaataaagtcagaaaaatcatgaaacttatccacgtgtcatgatattatatgtagaggttgtgataaaaattttagaatgtttcgagaaagttgtgacgcactatgtgtagaaacctaagtgcGTGATACACATAGTGTGTGATAATTTCttgaaacattctcaaattttatCACAGtcactacatatgatatcatgacatgtggacaagtttcatgatttttttgactttgttcgttgagtgtttgacactcggtaaagcggtctttgccgagtgtcttcttgtGTCGAGCGTCCTGCTGTCGGTAAATGTGGTCGTTACCAAGAGTTTTGCCATGTGCGACGCTCGGCAAAGCGCCGATCACTCAGCAAAGAGCTAGATTATGGCAGTGATACAATTAAAAGACAATATGTATAGAAAGTCGTGAAAAGACATGCTCTTCGCGAAGAGTCTGTCTCTTAATTTATTTTCAGTTAACCCACTAAAGACCCCTTAGAGCCCCCTCAATTAACAGTGTCTCCCTCTATGCACCACATTATTTATTTTTGAGCAGGACATTTTTGTAAATGCACCACATGTGATTCAGTAACACGGTTTTCTGAAATGGTTCCACTTATATGACCCACATAAATAAGTCATGCATGACTTGAGGGGTTCTAGTAAATAACATACAAGAGGCTTAGATACATTGGGTTGTATGAATGAGTTTTTTAGATGTATCTAGTACATAGACAACCATACCATAGTATTTAGTTTATACATGCCCAAGATATAACCCAATTAGCAACATGCCTAAAAAGGCCCATGGTTCATTGGGAACTAATTCGGTCACACAACCATCCAAAATATTGTTAAGCACCTGGAATCTAACCTATGACTCTATCCACTAGGGCAGATAAATTTTAGATAAATTTTACTTAAGTTTATGGGTGCCTTAAGACCATCGACCGTCACGAACTTAACCTATTAAGTTCATCGGCCCCATGAACTTAACATATTAAGTTCATCGGCGCCTACAAACTTAACTTCAAGTTTCTCGACCCTCACGAACTTAAGTATTAAGTTTGTCGAAAAAACATCGTCGGCTATGTTCTTGGGTAAACCGATGAACTTAATTTCGACAATTATTAAAGACATAGTAGATTGTATAATTTTTTGTGCAATCGATTGGTCTAGTGCCAACCAGAGATATGCACCTGACTATGAGCGAACTCTCTTCCTCGGTTAGGTGCtttgaagcaccaaaatgtaaggTGCAATAACCAACAATAGGAAGACAACCATGGGTGAGCATTTGTTTTTTGGTGCAGTATTGATGAAATTCAGTTCCTAAAAAATGGAACCGATCGATTTCAACCAACCTTAGGAACTAAACATTTTAATTTTTAGTTATTTTGATTTGACttgtgttgacaccttttcgggCATCAAACACTGcgtgagaaccggcggcggtgccctctgcagaggcgcgaacggtccgcgaccaggggccgaacggtccacgacctggtacaggggctggtgttccctgcctgacggccggacggtccgcgcctacaggccagacggtccgcgcatgcgcaggggcggtgaaggtcgccggcggcgcctggatctcgctccagggagggaccccgtcaggggaggagagatcctaggggttgtctaggcttggcaggccgacctagactcctctaatcgatgtagagtcgaagagaagtggagaatttggggattggaatactaaactagggctaaactagaactactcctattgCGTAAAGTAAAAATGAGAAATAGACttaatttgatcgattgttgggggttcagtcggccgtagcccttcatctatataaaggggaggtctggatccgcttcaaactgtttcccgagttaatcccgcggttttaggtaacaaatcccgcgagaaactaggaaccctaactgactcggcGCACGCACGGACCgttcgcgccaccaccgcggaccgtccggcctcagggccggaccgtccgctaggccttttttggtgtccaacatatgccccctgccttttggtgaaggttgacgaaccaaaagcatatgaactaaacctgatgtaagtcaccggcttttcaatatggagatcattcaataaagcaccaatgtataaaggccgttttggattgtatctttcttggccatgaccatttgatcaatggatcaaaatgaatagaatggaggtgccccccagcctggatagacaaagggactataaatgtaccatggattcatcgtcGTGCCATTCCACATTTGAGTAGGATAATATACTTACGATGAATAAACGAGTGTAAAGTACCCTAGTCTCATAGGATGAACAGGCGATGCTTGTCGCATCGCCTTTTGGGTCGTTTTGTTCGGCCATTTCGTTTTAGCAGGTGACTGGGATTTCTTCGTTGATCGATCAtgtggaacagtctttttgctagcaTTCTTAGAGAGCAACTGATGAAAAGTAGAGTCAGCTTTGATCAGCCGACTATATGTGCTTTGCCCTGCGTCTCTTTCCTTGCTTCGTGTAGAGGCTGACGCCTTTCggtcataggtggactgtccGGCTGGGTTAGCCGGACCGTTTATCTGAGCACCAGACCGTCCACACATAGGTGCCGGACCATCTGCGATGCTCAGGCCAGGCTGATGTGTTTGATtcattaattgtgcctgccccccagcgccttcggactttttagcctcctcgtccgaagcctttcgagcaatctccttttgtgatataattgacatgcgaggatcgccaatgacgatgcccttgcctttgcctttatcggccatttcgggccgaaccaagacctttttgcatatgagttctattgtattaacaggaaaaggttgtgtgtctacttgcatctcctgaaaagccaatcggccctcatttatggctgattgtatctgtcgacgaaaaacattacaatcattggtggcatgagaaaaagaaatatgccacttacaataagcacgcctttttaattcatcaggaggaggaatagtatgagttaatttaatgttgtcgTTTTttagtaactcgtcaaatattttatcgcatttggccaCATTAAAAGTAAATTAACttcttcttgttgattcattcaaatcgactgtaaagcagaacatgttgaaggtttagcctgtcctggccaaaccagtCCGGCGGTGTATATATCCGTGGATTCATCGTTcgaattatcgtatcccactagatgcatcttatggctagccgattttgaggtttccttacttcggctttcacaagtcaTAGCCCTCTGGTGCAAGTGCACTAGcgaaaagaattgggtgccatctaatttttcttttaagtagggtcacaacccattgaaagctagccctgttagttgtttttctgcgacatgGATCTGAAAGCATCGTTTTCTAGTGttccggaacctccggatatagtcattaaccgattcttcaggccctttcagactgaagctaagtcagccaattctaattcatgttctcctgagaagaagtgttcatgaaatttccgctctaattcttcccaagagttaatagagtttggtggAAAAGCTGTGTACCATGTGAATGCActatcagtaagggacaacgagaataaacgaacgcggtaggcttccccatcagccaattctcccaagtgttCTATGAATTGGCTAATATGTTCATGTGTTCTTTTCCCACCTTCactagaaaatttagagaagtctggtattctagttccctgtggatatgacacggtgtcgaatcggtggctataaggcttccaatacgattgccctgtacctgacacactaacaccgagtttgtccctgaacatcccggctacctcgtctctgatcctctctgccatgtctggcgaccatccattaagtttgtgggtggaaatcttaggttgcctgacatcactctgttggctttcctcccaggggtgtttgaggtgtgtgttaggtgtcctattaatgtcaccagctcctgccctatacctcTCAGGCTCTCTTATGGCCGAAcagtattcagccctatgtccatgaggtggtatggcatgattataatgtgttgctggtggggcaccataatgttgctgcaatgaatgtgggaactgtgtgtattgcgcagctctcggctctgcgtacgcatatccggacggtccggcgtaagaggccGGATGGTCCGTGACTGGGCCAAACGGTCCGAAGATATATCTGgattgtccagccgtatatgCTAGGCagtctcgtacccagaccgtctatcgtaaagaactggatggtccgcgatcgggccgaatggtccagggctACACCCGGACGGATCGGTCATATATGGCGTGACTTGGGTGGTCTGCGTgtggactcgtgtagagtcggatggtccgGTGTAATACGTCGACCGattcatgccatatccggacggtccgacgtaagatagcggacggtccgcaacatatccggacggtccatgATGGGGCCGAATTTTTCGGGGTTGTaccctgatggtccggccatgCACGGTGTGACCTAAGTGTTTTGTGTGTGGGCCTGTGtcaggtcggacggtccggcgaaatacgcCGGTCGGTCCGCGGTATGACCGGACTGTTtgagatgatgctcggacggtccggccgcgtCCAGTATCTATCGCGTGCCTAGTGGTGTcggctgtgatggtgacacgaaagcATGCATCGacataccatatgatggctgggtcaagggtgacctatttatagccgatgtgtttggcgcgggtggctctgtattagactctcgcgatggaaagctaggagcagctgatttctcATATGAACGTagatgcattttaatagattcatctacatattgctttaactgatctcctcgttgatccatgaaagtcgtaagagatagatctggagcACTTACAGTGGGACCCTGAAGTGGAGGCAGcagagattccatatcgatctccccttgacggatgagcttctggtggcgatccaccgtgaagtgtgacaagtacttttCCGCTGCCTCCTTGCGCCGTCCGGAGAGTTTTtgcagcagttccgcctcttccttgtcgcgttgttcgttccattgccgcatcacctccttctcatcgcgcattacgaggtcttcaaagggtctttggtcatcagccgggagtgcctccatggccggcttgacgatgttggtggtggagatcttggtgtgatccttagaaccggccatcTATGGACCGATTTTTGGCAGGTCTAGACACCTAGTCCCCAgcagagtcgccaaaagtatgttgacaccttttcgggCGCTAAACACTGCGTGAGAACCGGCAGTGGTGCCCTCtgcagaggcgcggacggtccgcgacctggtacaggggctggcgttccctgcctgatggccagacggtccgcgcctacaggtcggacggtccgcgcgtgtgcaaGGACGgtgaaggtcgccggcggcgcctggctctcgctcctgggagggaccccgtcggggaggagagatcctaggggttgtctaggctcggcaggcggacctagactcctctaatcgacgtatagtcgaagagaagcgaagaatttggggattggaatactaaactagggctaaactagaactactcctaatgcgtaaggtaaaaacgagaaatagacttgatttgatcgattgttgggggttcaatcgaccgtagcccttcatctatataaaggggaggtctggatccgcttcaatctgttttccgagttaatcccgcggttttaggtaaaaaatcccgcgagaaactaggaaccctaactgactctgtgcacgcgcggaccgtccgcaccaccacCGCGGAATGTccagaccgcggaccgtccggcctcaaggccggaccgtccgctagaCCTTTTTTTGTGTCCAACAACTTGAAAACTGAATTTTTTTAGCAAAGGTTAAGCAAAATTAGGCAACACTACCTCTATTTTAGATAGTAATAATTGATAAGGGAACAATATCAATGTAGTCACACGAATACATAGCAATTCAATGTGAGACATTAAATTCATGTATTTTGGTGTACAGTTCGATAGGAAAAACGAATTCTTACAAATACAAAGTAAGTGATGTACAATTCATGTATTTTTGTTCCTTCGGTTAATTCGATTATCTGAGAGTAGAAACCAAAATTTCCTTGGTTATTTTGGCTCCTCACAATCTAAAACCAAATAAGGAACTATTCCTTTTTCCTATTATTTCGTTTTTTTCCTGATTCTTTAAGTTTGGTTTCTTGGTTTTGGTGAATTGTGCCAATCCCTAAAGATAGGGTTAGTCAATGCAACGGATACATCCAGGTAAGGTTAGTCAATGCAACGGATACATCCACTGATTCCACTAGATCATTCTACGAGAGGATTATTGTagttaggggtggtaatggatcacgatccaaatgccACTTTATAATAAGTTAGGatacttaattaattttagttcaaaaataaataataatagaaccAGATCTTATCTCGATTTGATTCTTAAATTTTATAGggtaaaatttagagcccattaTCACGCTCCTTATTGTAGTAAGGTTGAAGTGAAATCGATACACTATTAGTCTCATGGTGCACTAGACAGAGTATCGAACCAATCAACACTCCAATAGTCATTTTTGCAATGGCTAGCTAATATGGTTGCATTGGATCAGTCTGGTGCCACCACCGcaatagagatagcaacactctaAGAGTGAAACCTCAATTGTATAGATTAATTTTGTTTCCTAAAATTTGATAAGTAAATTTTAGATGCCATAACTTTAGAGTAAAATTTTAGAAAGCCTAATTCACACCCACCACTTAGGCGTCATGGTGCCTACCATTATAAAAATGGGCCACTATATAGCTAGCTCGATATACCAGATATAGATATAGAGATATGCGTAGATATAGTTATAGATATAATCATATACACATGCAGACAACCAAGATATTTGCTAGATTGGTCAGGCTTGTTTATTTGCATTTAATAATAAGAAAAAAGATATTAACTAGACCTTGTTCTTTGCATATATGACAATTCATTGACTAGAAGAGCACATTGCACATACAAATTCTTAGAGAATAATAAAAATATCCGAGCTTGGAGGTGCGTCTATATAAACAGTTGTACACTAAAACAGAACATGAACAATAGTATAGTCCTCCACCTCGCTCCTCGCAGAAAGGAATCGAAAAGGAGCAAGAACAATTGTTTCCTCTCATGGCACAACTCATGAGAAGCTGCATCACAGAATTTATAGCCGCTCCTCTCTTGGTTCTTTTGATCTTGGCTTCAACGTCTCCGTCCTTTCAAGGTGGAAGTAGAACACCGCTATCTACTTCCACAGTATTAATTTTGCGTATAAACTAATTAAACCAGCAACTTTTTTTCCCTATAAATTGTATTACAGTGCATGTGAAGGGCGACGATGGCCGTCAACATGGATCGCCGGCGCTTCGGCAGCGACTGGCGGCGGCGACGTGCTTCGAGACCACTGCCGGCTTCTGTTGGGTGAAGCAATGCCAGAGTTTCTGCGCATCAAAAGGCTTCAACGCCGCGAGTGCTTTCTGCTATAAACGGCCTGGTTCTGGCCGTCTTCATCTCTGGCAGTGCTGCTGCCAACCATAAGAGTACGTAGTGCAAAACGTACGCAAATGTATGCATCGATCCATATATGGTTGACATGCAATTGTAAACTGAATAAGGTTTCGCTGTTCTAATATAGTGCCTGCACTATGGGGGAATTTCATTAGAATGCCGCTACTGCTGCAGTAGCTGATGAGAAGTGGATTCTGCAGTAGCAGCCACCAGCAGGCAGAAGGCTATAACTGCAGTAGCTCCTAAAACAATCTAACTATAAGATTTGTGCGTGCAAAACTAGTTTAAATTGATCAAGTTTATAGTGAGTAGTAGTAGCATTTCTATCTCCAACTATAAATTTACTATGAAAATAAAGGCTATAACTAATGTATTTGTTTATCATAAATATTATTACCTTTTCTATCATAAACATTTACACAGGACAATAATGGGCGTCAAATCTAAATAGATGCATCGACACGATTTAACATGCGCACCGATGTACACCAAAGTTCCTAAAATAGATCATGATCATACATAGCTTTAGCTACCCAGTGAACTACTACTTATTACACGAAGAATCGGAGGAGCACCGCCGCGAAGATCTTCATCTGCCGTGCCATGGAGAATCGCCCACTCAAACCGAGGAGGCTCACGCTAGCCCCTGGCTGGGAGGCGGCGCTCTCCGGCCTGGATATTCAGGTAAGTGCGAGCAACACATCGAGTAACAACTGCAAAGGACCCTGGGGCAAGTTCTGGGTGTTGGACTCGGACGACTCGGATGTTGAATCGTGTGGAGAAGATGAAACATCAAGAGATGATTTCACCTCTCCATGTTCGACTTCGATTATGTCGTCGCAGGCATCAAACTCGATTGCCCCGGGGGAACTTTTAAGCAGCTCTCCGCCGTCGGTGAATGGGAGCTCCGGGGTAGGAGTCCCAGGCAAGTGCGGCGGTGCAATGACCCGACCATGGATAGGCTCATTACCGAAGCCAAGAAGGTCTCCTAAGTTAACTCTTGGGGATGCCTTGTTGATGGCTAAGGCGGGCAAAATCCAGGGTGGCCGGGGCGCCGTGAGTGCGTCGAAATCGTGCCCGGCCATGATTGCAGAGTCGAGGTTGTGCCCGTCCATGGCCATGGACAGAACGCGTCAAAGGTCCGGCACAACAGCGGGGGAGACGAAGCGTGGAAGCCGAACGGAAAGGAACCGATCGGGAAGAACAATCGCTTCGGTTCCCTCGTCTCAATTGGTTGCCACAGCGGCATGCAATGGGGAAGTGGACTCGAGCGCTAAGTGCATGACAGTGGGCCCGACGGGGAATGGTTTATGGCGATGTTCAGTCCGAAAGGAGCCATACAGGCCACCTATCGGCCTGTTAGCCCTGTTCGACAGAGCACACGCGCCGCAACACCATTTCCACCGAGCTCCAAAGACAAAACACCGCGCCCTAGGGTTTCATTCCTACGCGGCTTCGGTTAGAGCACGACCGGCGACAACCATGGAGAACCGGGGCGATGCTCAGCAGGGTGCGCAGGGGGGCAGGCCCGGCGCGGCGGGCGCCGGGAGAGCGGCACCAAGGCAAGATTTCCAATATACCGGGTCTGGTCAGTTCAGGCCGGGCTATGGAGGAGGGCGCGGCTATGCCCACCGCGGGAGGACGTGGGCGCGCCCTGGACATGGCCGAGGCGCCTATGGTCAGGCTGGCGGGCGAGGGGAGGTCAGACCTATCCCTGCCGGCCCCGACATGTCGACTCCAATACCTGGCGTGGAAGGCACATTGGGGACAAGAACGATCTCTGGTGGCAGTGTCGGTACAGCGGGTGATCAAGCAGGGATGGCGGCAGCTATCCTTCAACAAGCGCTCTCTGCTCTCCAAGGCATGAATGCGGCAAAGGGAGGAAGCGATGCACCACCACCTGCTGCTCATCAGGCCACAGCCAATCAGTCGCAGCCTCCGAACATTGAGGGGAAGAAGACACCCCCTGCGCCGGCTACAGAAGGGGAAAAGAAGGTGCCAGGAAAGGAGAAGGAAGGTTCATTGGAGGCGCCCAAAAATACTAAGGGTTACTGCCATAGATGTTACGGCAAGGGGCACGTAATGAGCGACTGCTCGGCCAAGCTCCTTTGTGAGGTGTGTGGCACTGATACACACATAAAGCTCAAGTGCCcggtgttcaacgccccgaaagtTTATGCTGTCCCTGCTGGATTTGGCATCAACAAAGGTGGATTTTTCCACATTCCTTCGAACAAGAAGCTGATCAAGACTAAACAAGATGGGAGGATTGCAAAGATAAATGTGTCGCAAGGAGAGATCAGCCATGAGAATGTGATTCGTGAGCTGGATCGGTTATTCCCTGAGGCAGCTCCCTGGAAGGTGGATCAAGTAACTGCTAGTTCTTTTAGTACTATTTTTCCATCAGCAGCGGAGTTACAACGGATGGTGGAATGGGGGCCAGTCCATGCCAAATCGCAGAAGGCTGTGTTAGAAATAATGGCCAGCGGTACTTCGGAAGGTCGAGTCAAGGCAAGGTTAACGGATGTGTGGGTGCAATTTGATGGCCTGCCGTCCCAACTTTGTACTTACCACCACATTTGGGGAGTGGGATCAACACTTGGGGTTACCGTCGAAGTGGACATGCCATTTTTTCGGAAACATGGGATATGTAGAATGAAGGTTGCTGTCATTGATCCGGAGGCGATCCCATTTGCTGGTGAGGTGGAAATTAGCAAAATCATATATGAGGCGCACTATTGGGTGGAACAAGGCCCTCTAGATGGTGAACCAGTGCCCATGGAGTCAGAATTTGGTGGTGATGAACATGGTAATAGTGATCGGAACAAGGAGGAAAAATCAAAGGAGGGAAATGGACAGGACAACGTGTCTAACAAGGAAGAGAAGGATGGGAAAGGAAAAAATGATGGCAGCAGCGAGGAAGAACATAAGCAAGTAGGAGACAATGGGATGGATGAACCGGTGGATAATGATCTACTCATGCATACCGATGAGGTGATCAAGCCAGCTGTACTGGAAGAGCAAGCAGAAGAGGTAGAGAACCCCATGGCGCAGAGCGACATGGCAGCTACAATCCAGCAGCTGGCGGCGATCCCGGAGATTGTCCAGTCCCCGGCTGCAGAACGCAAGAGAAGATCGAACACATCAGACGAGCATGCCTTGATCAGGGCTGAACGCCTGAAGGCGGAGCGCAACGGAGGTACAAATAATCTGCCTGATACACCTAATTTAGATTGCATTT
Proteins encoded:
- the LOC100274719 gene encoding uncharacterized protein LOC100274719 precursor; this encodes MAQLMRSCITEFIAAPLLVLLILASTSPSFQVHVKGDDGRQHGSPALRQRLAAATCFETTAGFCWVKQCQSFCASKGFNAASAFCYKRPGSGRLHLWQCCCQP